Genomic segment of Phycisphaerales bacterium:
CGGGCGCGGCGCCGGCTTGTGACTCGGCGGCCCGTCGGCCTTGAGCGGCACCGGCGCGGCGGGCGACTTCCCCGAAGTTGGACGCGACTTGCCTGCCATGGCTCCCCTGAACGCCGCGGCGTCCGGTAACGCTGCCGGGCATGCGGCGCGGCATACTCGTTATGATCGTCCGTCCCGCCTGCCGACTCAAGGCCCGGCCGTAGGATCATCGCGGCCAATGACGCTTTCCCGCGCTGGAGCGACGCGTGTCCCTGCACCGCATCTACCTTCCCCAACCCGATGAACTGAGCCTCGAAACCGGCAGCGTGCTCGAAATCGCCGGCCCCGAGGCCCACCACGCCTTGGCGGTCAAGCGGATCGCCGCGGGCGACCGCGTCGAGGTGTTCGACGGGCGGGGGCTCATCGTCGCCGGGGCTGTCGTTGCGGCGGGCAAGCGGAGACTCTCGCTGCGCGTCGAGTCGGCCGAGCGCTCGCCCCGGCCTGAGCCGGAGGTGATCATCGCCGCCCCGCCGCCCAAGGGGCCGCGCGCGGAGATGATGATCGAGCAACTGAGCCAGGCCGGCGCTTCGCGCTGGGCGCCGCTTCTGACAGAGCGAAGCATCGTCGAGCCGCGCGACAAGCGGGTCGCCCGCTGGCGCGAATCGACGGCGGTGGAATCGGCCAAGCAGTGCGGCCGGGCGTGGCTCATGGATATTGACGAGCCGATGCCGCTGGAGCGATGCCTGGCGCGCGCCGGCGGATTGCTCGTGCTGGTGGCCGATGCGGCGGGCAAGCCGTGCGTTGAGGCGATCGACCGTGCGCGCAGCCGGGCGGCGATCCTGCTGCTCGTCGGACCGGAAGGCGGCTTCAGCAGCGCCGAACGGGAAATCATCGCTCGCGCAGGGGCCATTGCCGTGTCACTGGGGCCGCACATCCTGCGCATTGAGACAGCCGCAGTGATCGGAGCGGCGGCGGTGGTGCAGTGCCTCGCTTTGAGCCCGGCACCCAGGGGCCCCTCCGCATCCGTGGATCGATCCGGTTGACGCTCACCGCGGCCGGGCTAACCTTGATATTGCGGCGGCTCCAGAGAGTCGCCTGCTCCGGGGCTGTAGCTCAGCTGGGAGAGCGCTTGCATGGCATGCAAGAGGTCGTCGGTTCGATCCCGATCAGCTCCATTGCCGGACAACTAACGCCGAGTCCGAGGTTTACGGACACCCGCCGACGTTCGGCGGTGCGGCCTGAAGCGCAAAACCGCGCGGTGTACACCGCGCAAAACGCGATCAGGAGGCCGCACCATGCCAAAGAACCGTCCCCCAAAACCGAATTCTCCGCGAACCCAGATCGCGCTGAGGCCCCCGGGCTATCGCTCGCGACGCGGCTATGAGCAGGCTCTCGTGACGCTCACCGACTCGCGCACCAAAAAGCGCCGCGATTACTGGCTCGGGCCCTTTGGCAGCCCGCAGAGTCGCGAGCTCTACCACCTGCTCATCGCGCAGTGGGAAGCGCTGGACCGGCGCCTGCCCGACCAGCTCTATGCCCAGCAGCGCATCGCCATGCAGATCAGATCGACCCGCGGCGCGCACGGCGGCGAGAGCAGGCTCGAAGCAGATGAGACGATCAGCGACCTCATCGGCGCCTACTGGCGCTGGACGAAGACGTACTACTCGAGCTCGGAGCGCACGCTCATCAAGGGCGCGCTGCGCATCGTGCGCAAACTTTTCGGCTCCACGCCGGCGAGCGAGTTCGGCCCCAACCGCCTGCGGCTGGTGCGCGATGACATGGTGCGCGGCGACCCCCATGGCGACAAACCTCGCATCGCCTGGTCGCGGCCCTACGTCAACGGCCAGATCCACCGGGTGTGCGCCATGTTCAAGTGGGCGGCTTCGCACGAGAAGCTCCCGGCGTCGATCTACCAGCAGCTCAAGACCGTGCCGGCGCTCAAGCGCGGCCGAAGCCCCGCCCGCGAAACCAAACCCGTCGGCCCCGTCGCGGTCGAGACCGTTGAAGCCACGCGTCCCTTCCTGAGCCGCCAGGTCAACGCCCTCATCGACCTGCAGCTCAACACCGGGGCCCGCGGCGGCGAGCTCTTCATGCTCCGTCCCCGTGACCTGGTGATGGAAGACTCCAAGGGCGTGTGGATGGTCTACCTCAAGCAGCACAAGACCGCTCATCACGGCCACGCCCGAACTCTCTACCTCGGCCCCAAGGCGCAGGCGGCCATCCGGCCCTTCCTCAGCGGCGCCGCCCTGGACGCCTGTCTCTTCAGTCCCGCCCAGGCCGAGCAGGAGCGCCTCGCGGCGCGGGCGGCGGCGCGCAAGACTCCACTCTCGTGTGGCAACGTGCCCGGGTCCAATCGGGTGCAGAGCCGCCGATGGACGCCCGCCGACCACTACACCGCCGACAGTTACCGCCGCGCCATCGAGCGGGCCTGCGATCAGGCCTTTCCTCATCCCGATCCCGTCTATCACCGCCAGCGGATCATCGTCCCGGGCGCACGCAGTGATCGCAAGCCGCGCACTCGCCTGGAGACGCTCAAAGAGGTGCACGAGCGCCTCACCGTAGAGCAGCGCGAGGAGCTCAATCGCTGGCGCAAGGCCCACCGCTGGCATCCGCACCAGCTGCGCCACACCGCCGCGACCATCATCCGCCGCGAGTGCGGACTTGAGGCGGCGCGCATCGCGCTGGGTCACTCCAGCGCCCTGGTGACGGACGCGGTGTACGCCCAGCGCGACATGGACAAGGTGGTCGAGGTAATGAAGCGCATCGGGTGAGGCGAATCCAGGGTCAGAAACATTTCGGAAACCTTTTGTTTTCGACCGTTGGTCAAGCAATCCAGTGCCAGCGAACCCCCGAGAAATCGGGGGCTTTTCGTTGTCGCGAGAACGGAAACCTTGGTTTCTGGAAACGGGGCAAAAGGTTTCTGGATCGAGGCTATCCGATATGCCTGCATTAAAACCTTTGCAGTGAACGCAAACACGCGGAGGTATGCATGATCAACGCAAGCGAGACAATCGACCACATCACGCTCGGGCAGGCCAGCCACCTCGTCCCGGGCCGGCCCTCGACCAATTGCATGTGGCGCTGGTGCCGCAAGGGTGTGCTGGCCCGTAGCGGCGAGCGCATCCGACTCGAGCATGTGCGCATCGGCGGACGGATCTTCACGCGACCGACGTGGGTGGAGGAGTTCAGCAGGCGCCTGACCGAGGCGGATATCTCCTACTTCGACGCCAGAGAGCAGGAAGCCAGAGAACTGCCGCCGCGCGACCCGCGGTTCGATCCCCCCAAACGGCACCGCCGCTTGCCGCGCCCGGCTCGCGCGATCGCTCACGATCAGGTTGAAATCGATCGCGAACTGGACGAGGAAGGACTGTGAATCGGTGATCGCTCTCCCGACGGGTCATCTTGCTGCCGTCGCGCAAGCCTACCTCAAGGCAGGACTGTGCGTGCTGCCCGCTGATCGAGAGACGAAGCGCCCGGTACTTCCCGCCTGGAAGGAGTTCCAGGAGCGATGTCCCTCGGAAGATGAAGTTGACGAGTGGTTCAGCGCCCGGATCGACGCGATCTGTCTCGTCTGCGGGGCCGTCTCGGGCAACCTGGAGATCATCGATTTCGACGCGGGCGGGGAGATGTACGAGGCGTGGCGGGCGCTGGTGGAGGAAAACGCTCCCGGCCTGGTCGAACGACTTGGCATCGAGCGCACGCCTTCAGGCGGTTATCACATCGCCTACCGCGCTCAGACGCCCGTGTTGGGGAGCGCCAAACTTGCCCAGCGGCGGGTGGAAACCGACGGCCCTGAACAGGTGCCGAACTGCGGCAAGACATTCAAACCGCGGAAGGACCGCGCTACGGGACAGTGGTTCGCGACTGTCACGCTCATTGAGACGCGAGGCGAAGGCGGGCTGTCTCTTTGTGCGCCGTCGCCGAAGTACGAGATGATCCAAGGGGATCTCGCAGCACTGCCGACCATCACCGAGGACGAGCGGGAGATCCTGCTTGGCTGCGCATCCGACCTCAACGAGATCCCACTGAAAGTAATCGACGCGCCTCGCACTTCGCTGCAGAGCAAAGGCGAGGGAAATCGGCCCGGTGATGACTACAACGAGCGCGGGGATGTGCGTGGGCTGCTCGTCAAGCACGGATGGACGCTCGCTCGCGGCGGTGAGAACGAGCACTGGCGGCGGCCGGGAAAGAACTCTGGGGTGAGCGCGACGCTCAAGAACGGCGTGTTTTACGTGTTCTCGTCGAATGCCTCACCCTTCGAACCTAGCAGGGGCTATTCGCGCTTCACGGTCTACGCCTTGCTCGAACACGACGGAGACTACGTCGCAGCGGCATCGGACCTACGCGTCCAGGGCTATGGCGTCACGACCGACGGCCACGTCAAGGAGCGTCCGCCGCAGCCGCGCAATCCTTACTTGGTCCGTTCGACTCCAATCGTCGGGCCGTCGATCCTGAGCGTGCGCGAGTTGATCGTTCGACACCCCCGCCAGCGCGAGCCGGTGGTCGAGGGGCTGCTGCGCCTCGGCGAGACGATGAACCTGATCGCCGCCTCCAAGTCCCGTAAGAGCTGGTCGGCGCATGCCCTGGCCATTGCGATCGCCACAGGCCGCTCCTGGCTGGATCGGTTCCCGACGGTGCGCGGCGAGGTCCTCATTCTCGACAACGAGCTGCACCACGAGACACTCGCCTACCGCATTCCGCGCATTGTCGAGGCGATGGGCATCCCTCTGGCCGATGTGCAGGACCGCATTCACGTCGACAGCCTGCGCGGGCGCTGTCCTGATGTCTTCGGCCTGCGAGACTACTTCGAATCGCTCGAGCCCGGGCGGTATCGCATGATCATCCTCGATGCCTTCTACCGCTTCCTGCCGCGCGGCGTGAACGAGAATGACAACGGCTCGATGGCGCAGTGCTACAACGCAATCGATGGCTGCGCAGACCAGATGCAGAGCTCGTTCTGCCTGCTCCACCACGCTTCCAAGGGCAACCAATCTTTCAAGTCGGTTACGGACGTCGGAGCCGGCGCCGGGAGCCTGAGTCGTGCCACCGACACCCACCTCGTGCTGCGGCCCCACG
This window contains:
- a CDS encoding AAA family ATPase, producing the protein MIALPTGHLAAVAQAYLKAGLCVLPADRETKRPVLPAWKEFQERCPSEDEVDEWFSARIDAICLVCGAVSGNLEIIDFDAGGEMYEAWRALVEENAPGLVERLGIERTPSGGYHIAYRAQTPVLGSAKLAQRRVETDGPEQVPNCGKTFKPRKDRATGQWFATVTLIETRGEGGLSLCAPSPKYEMIQGDLAALPTITEDEREILLGCASDLNEIPLKVIDAPRTSLQSKGEGNRPGDDYNERGDVRGLLVKHGWTLARGGENEHWRRPGKNSGVSATLKNGVFYVFSSNASPFEPSRGYSRFTVYALLEHDGDYVAAASDLRVQGYGVTTDGHVKERPPQPRNPYLVRSTPIVGPSILSVRELIVRHPRQREPVVEGLLRLGETMNLIAASKSRKSWSAHALAIAIATGRSWLDRFPTVRGEVLILDNELHHETLAYRIPRIVEAMGIPLADVQDRIHVDSLRGRCPDVFGLRDYFESLEPGRYRMIILDAFYRFLPRGVNENDNGSMAQCYNAIDGCADQMQSSFCLLHHASKGNQSFKSVTDVGAGAGSLSRATDTHLVLRPHEQSDVVVLEAAGRSWASVKPVCLRWRHPLWVVDEGLDPTALKSERPQRRTRESRRSRASAEVDVIVATYFSAEPVAKVAVLEIIRDKEGLSVRMAERLVKEAETSGLIHRWSVGRAHKVCYATVPQPEGSSE
- a CDS encoding 16S rRNA (uracil(1498)-N(3))-methyltransferase, which gives rise to MSLHRIYLPQPDELSLETGSVLEIAGPEAHHALAVKRIAAGDRVEVFDGRGLIVAGAVVAAGKRRLSLRVESAERSPRPEPEVIIAAPPPKGPRAEMMIEQLSQAGASRWAPLLTERSIVEPRDKRVARWRESTAVESAKQCGRAWLMDIDEPMPLERCLARAGGLLVLVADAAGKPCVEAIDRARSRAAILLLVGPEGGFSSAEREIIARAGAIAVSLGPHILRIETAAVIGAAAVVQCLALSPAPRGPSASVDRSG
- a CDS encoding site-specific integrase codes for the protein MTLTDSRTKKRRDYWLGPFGSPQSRELYHLLIAQWEALDRRLPDQLYAQQRIAMQIRSTRGAHGGESRLEADETISDLIGAYWRWTKTYYSSSERTLIKGALRIVRKLFGSTPASEFGPNRLRLVRDDMVRGDPHGDKPRIAWSRPYVNGQIHRVCAMFKWAASHEKLPASIYQQLKTVPALKRGRSPARETKPVGPVAVETVEATRPFLSRQVNALIDLQLNTGARGGELFMLRPRDLVMEDSKGVWMVYLKQHKTAHHGHARTLYLGPKAQAAIRPFLSGAALDACLFSPAQAEQERLAARAAARKTPLSCGNVPGSNRVQSRRWTPADHYTADSYRRAIERACDQAFPHPDPVYHRQRIIVPGARSDRKPRTRLETLKEVHERLTVEQREELNRWRKAHRWHPHQLRHTAATIIRRECGLEAARIALGHSSALVTDAVYAQRDMDKVVEVMKRIG